TATAGCTTTTATTTTGCTCTTTATTCGTTTCGAAACATCCGTAATATTGGATGAAGGTGTCTTTAATAGATCTAAGAGAACACTAGGTTTCCCATTGTATCTTGAGATAGTTTGCAAATTGACAATCCTATTCGAAATATCAGCTACATCTAAAAGCCGGAACATCTTCCCGTCTTTAGCGTGAATGGGCAAGTTTAATAGATCTTGTTGATTTATATTCCATCCGACCACTTGAATCGGAATAGAAATCTGGTTATTTGTCACGTCCCCCTCGAATCCAGTTGTATAGTTCTCTTCCAATGATTGTTTCACGTCTTCTACGGTTAATCCAAATCGATCTAAATCCTTCGTGCGAAGATTTACAGCAAATCCGGCACTGCCACCTCCAGTGACATGAATGTCTTTTACTCCGGGGACTGTTTTTAATTGACTGACTACACCTTCTTGAATCGAGGTGCGCAGCATATTTTCTGTGATATTGGGTGAAAGTCCTTCAATATGAATACGCATAATGGGCAATGAATGAGTACTAAGTCGAGTAACTAAAGGTTTCTCTACCCCTATTGGTAGGGAAATTCCATCAAGTGCTCTCGAAACATCCAATTCAGCTTGTTCCATTTTATAATTCATGGGAAAGTTAAGACTGAGAACCGTTCCTCCGTTAAAAGTATCTGTTTCCACGTCCTCAAGTCCATTTACGACTCTTAAAGCTTGTTGGATTGGGTCTGTTATCTTCGCTTTTATTTGATCAGCCTGGAATTGGTCAGCACGGACCGAGACCATTAACGTAGGATTGTTGATTTCCGGCAGATAATCCCGCTGTATTTGAACAGCGGACATGGCTCCCCATAAGACGATCAACATAATCATGGTGACGATCAGAATGGCACGTTTCCTGGTTACATCTATTAATCGCTGCATGTCAATATCTCCAAACTGGGAGAGCCCTGATAGAGCTCTCCCTTCTATTTAAAAATATTTAAGTTTATAAGATTGCTCCGGCTAAATCTAACGTTCTTCTGTTCAAAATAACGTACTGGTTAATTGTCTGCCGGTGATGGTGCGCTGCTTTCTGGCTGTTGCTGCGCTTCATCAGGTGTAAGTACTTTTTTCTCACCAGGATAAGGCTGATCAAAACCTTTGGTAGCATACCAAACTGAATGATTAAGCATATTGGCATTGACTGCATCTGGGGCAGCGTGTTTGCCTGAAAATTCAGCTTTATGTTTGTTCGACCATTCCGTCCACTGCTTCGCAAGTTCTTTTGTTTGCGGGGTCACATTCGTCGTGTTGGCAAGTGCTGCAGTGTTAGAGCCTGGCTGTCCATTTAATGTGTCAAGTGGGATTTCGTTTGGCAAAAAGTTATATGGAGTGTAGTCCGGTTTATTGGTAAATAGCTCGCTCATTGGCTCTGCAGCTGCATCGTTTTGGTTCATGGCAGGCAATCCGAGAATCTGTTCAATACTGCGAACCATGTTAATTACTGTCCAATAATGGCTATTGATCATTTCTTTTTTCACCCATGGACTGATGACAAATGCAGGCTCACGATGGCCGTCAACATGATCTAATCCGTTTTGGGCATCGTCTTCTGTGATAAAAATAACAGAGTCTTTCCAATATGGGCTGTGTGAAATCAGATCAACAATTTTTCCAACCGCAAGGTCATTATCAGCAACCATCGCCTGTGGTGTTGGATTGTTGGTTGAATTTCCAGCTGTGTGGTCATCCATTACCCACATGGTGGACAATGCTGGCAGGTCATTATTTTTGACATGCTTTTCAAATTGCTGTTTGAAAATTTCATAACGATACTGATCCGGAATATTCGTATCAAAGGTAGGAAACGGCTTGTACGTAATCGGGCCAAGTGATGGAATATCGGATGTTGCAGAATAATCGCCGATCGGAACATGAAGGGTTCCTTGCTGCTGGCCAGACAAAATTTGATAATCTTTCCACCAGTCTGTCCAATTTCCGTATGGCTCCGGACCTGTGAAGCCTGTTGTATCTTCCCCAAAGTTTTCGACAGACTTACCGTATTTTAGAGCTTGATCCCATAAATGACCGGTCGGTGCGTACGCCATTGCATCACCTGCTCCACCTGGATAACTTTTTACGTTGGCTGTATCTGTTTCTTTATCCTCGTAGTCGGTATTCGTTCCTTGCATGACCCATTGGTGTCCGCTAGCCGATTGAATTCCTGAAGTATACATGTTATCTAAAAGCGGGAAGGTGCTAGCTAGTTTATGCAGGTTTGGAGTCACTTGCTGAGGGAACTGTGTTAATGCTGGTTCTCCGTTCCCCTTTCCAAGATCGCCTAATACTTGATCATAGGTTCTGTTTTCTTTAATAATATAGAAAACGTGTTTAATAGTTGAAGGCTCACCTACTCGTTCTGGCATTGCAACAGGCTTCTTATTTTCACGGGGCTTTGCGTTTAGATCCTTTAAGCCGTACCAGTTATTATTCATATAAACTTGATTTGTACCCTTAGCTAATGCCATTGCAGTTGGAAATGGGATTAAAGAAATAGATCCTTCTTGCGCATAAGAAGAGTGTCCGTTAACCGTAATACCCTGAATCGTTAAATTACGTGCAGGTCCGCGAGAGCCAATCCCATCTGCATTCGCAACGACGAGGTTTTTATTGGCAGAATCTACGGCGATATCCACCGGGAACCAAGCAGTCGGCAATAGTCCTTGCAATTCAGGTGTTTTATCGGGACCTTGCCAATTATATACTGCTATTGCGTTGTCACGTCCAAGGCTGACCATTAATTTTCCATCCACCATTTTAACGGCGTTAGGTGCAGAACCTTTTGGAGCATTTGGATATGGCTTGACATCGATGGTTTGGACGACATTATTTGTTTTTGAATCGATGACAGAAATGGTGTCACTATTTGTGTTGGTTACAAATATGTACTGTCCGGACTGTGTCATCCGTTCAGGCTGCACACCAACTGGAATATTTTTAACAACAGTATTTGTCGTGAGGTCTACTACGGATACACTTCCTGTTGTTGTGGCACCTGTATGATCAGTTACAACTTGTGTGCCTGATGAATCAACAGTTGTATCACCTGCTTGGGCTTTGCGTCCGCCTTGGTTGGTAACATAGGCAATATTGCCATTGACTAAAACACTTGTAGGAGCATTTTCAACGGCAACTTTGGTTATTGCACCTGATTGTGGATCGATGATTCCTAGGCTGTTGTCACGGTTCAAAGCAACTAGCAGCTTGCCATCGGGTGCAACCGTGATATCAAGCGGATTAATATTTCCGCCAACTGAGGCAGATGGAAGATTGATAGTTTTTTGGATAGAAGGAGTGCCGTCTGATGCAACAGACAGGACGATCACTTTTCCTGTAGAGCCTGATGAACCCGTTGCATAGAGTTGGCTGCCATCTTTTGAATATGCCAGTCCCCACATATGAGAAAGTCCTAAGTTGATATCCTGAGCTTTCATTATTCCACTTGCAAGATTGATCACATTTATACCTTTTCCGCCATAATCGCTACGTCCCACGATCGTTACCGCCGTCTTTCCGTTTGGATTAATCGCAACAGAAATTGGGTTCCCGCCAAATTCAATTTGTTTTCCAGCAGGTGTGATTAACTGGTTTACAGGAGTTTGGACAGAGCCATCCGCTTGTTCTCCAACCAGATTGTACCCAAAAAGACCTTCTTGTGCCGCATACACCCCCGCTGACCCCATCAATATACTGCTTAATGCAATCCCCGCAAACAACCGTTTCTTTTTTCTGAATTTCTTTAGCATCCCCTTCACTCCTATCATTTCATAGTTTTAAAATTACATGATTAGGATACTTCTGGTTTATAAATCCTTGATTAAGATATTGTAAAGTTAGTATTTTGTTTTTTCTGCCTTTTTTACCATTCCAGAGGAACTAGAATGAAAATATTTTATTGGACCCTTATGAAAAAACATAAAGGCATTTCTTCTATGGGGTATGTTGGGTAATAGATAGAATAGTTTTTCTTGATTCCAATGCGGAGGTTCCAGTGGGTTTGGGGTTAAAGCTTTCTTTATTGTATCTGTCCGAATCGAGTTTTCATTACGGACAGATATTGTGGTTTTCTTGTTTTGAGCTGTTTGATTAAGACTTTCCTTCATTCTTGGTATGAAAGACATTTTCCTGTTTCCGGTTTACGGTTTTAACCTTCATCACTGCTATGAAAGATCTTTTCTTGTTTCCGGTTCGTGGTTGTGTTCTTCATCTTTGGTATGTTCCTGCTTAAATAGCAAATGGATAAAGGTTATGGTTGATCACTTGTTTATTATAGTGCAATAAAGGCATAATATTTTTAAA
Above is a genomic segment from Neobacillus endophyticus containing:
- a CDS encoding alkaline phosphatase family protein, which translates into the protein MLKKFRKKKRLFAGIALSSILMGSAGVYAAQEGLFGYNLVGEQADGSVQTPVNQLITPAGKQIEFGGNPISVAINPNGKTAVTIVGRSDYGGKGINVINLASGIMKAQDINLGLSHMWGLAYSKDGSQLYATGSSGSTGKVIVLSVASDGTPSIQKTINLPSASVGGNINPLDITVAPDGKLLVALNRDNSLGIIDPQSGAITKVAVENAPTSVLVNGNIAYVTNQGGRKAQAGDTTVDSSGTQVVTDHTGATTTGSVSVVDLTTNTVVKNIPVGVQPERMTQSGQYIFVTNTNSDTISVIDSKTNNVVQTIDVKPYPNAPKGSAPNAVKMVDGKLMVSLGRDNAIAVYNWQGPDKTPELQGLLPTAWFPVDIAVDSANKNLVVANADGIGSRGPARNLTIQGITVNGHSSYAQEGSISLIPFPTAMALAKGTNQVYMNNNWYGLKDLNAKPRENKKPVAMPERVGEPSTIKHVFYIIKENRTYDQVLGDLGKGNGEPALTQFPQQVTPNLHKLASTFPLLDNMYTSGIQSASGHQWVMQGTNTDYEDKETDTANVKSYPGGAGDAMAYAPTGHLWDQALKYGKSVENFGEDTTGFTGPEPYGNWTDWWKDYQILSGQQQGTLHVPIGDYSATSDIPSLGPITYKPFPTFDTNIPDQYRYEIFKQQFEKHVKNNDLPALSTMWVMDDHTAGNSTNNPTPQAMVADNDLAVGKIVDLISHSPYWKDSVIFITEDDAQNGLDHVDGHREPAFVISPWVKKEMINSHYWTVINMVRSIEQILGLPAMNQNDAAAEPMSELFTNKPDYTPYNFLPNEIPLDTLNGQPGSNTAALANTTNVTPQTKELAKQWTEWSNKHKAEFSGKHAAPDAVNANMLNHSVWYATKGFDQPYPGEKKVLTPDEAQQQPESSAPSPADN